The following proteins are co-located in the Gemmatimonadota bacterium genome:
- a CDS encoding DUF2723 domain-containing protein has product MTGHPLPPSSSTPGVLSRGADVPNRVLALLVGVFTLVLYRITLSPDVSFWDAGEFIATSVTMGIPHPPGTPLYVLLGRVFTLFFHDLLGIASPAVAVNLLSALPGAIAASFLYLCVVRIGKKMWNDGDQSSVCPPAMLAGVTAALFASFANTLWINSIEAEVYSVSMMWTIFTTWIVLLWADSDPRDERLLVVIAYLLALNIGVHLATFLVALAVLPFAFLYERRLAIPVSFALVLCMAQDLWFFLVVVALMLLPTLQHGLLPREYQKRNRVILMAAHVVAVLLALYGAFMMEASTFRSAVVFGGPILAFLVPWIAIKPPTGIRNPATDLGFLLALTTFLGFSVHLYLPIRSALDPVINEAQPDTWNAFWDMILRAQYKPRSIFDRQADFLFQTDHMFWRYFRQQWGTNASGFLLPLLGIPGAIAHFRRERRSFVLIGLLFLWTSFMLILKMNFTDHEVRERDYFFAPGFFYYAPWMGLGLAWLARQVVAGVSGRGARRAVAVLTGVLCLTIAAVPIQDHWETHDRRGNFVARDYAYNMLVGLEENAIIFTNGDNDTFPLWYIQGVEGFRTDVRLVNLSLLNTPWYGQQLRDEEPRVPMSYTVEELWKLRPFMDQESRKVYLVKDQVAMNIINENVARGMEVPVYFAVTVDDLLGLEPYLELEGLAFKFHLDSSELKDVNLEICRNNLEEKYLYRGLLDEEGYLDDSVFRNSNESKLVTNYAAAWARMGLLMREEGDMDEALACMERATRIAPDYAPISGGYSGLLIEAGRYEEARSRFLDRLEASPGDLKVVMALAFIEAMQDHWAQARSWYEEAQMLAPSDPEVLSGLYSAYMNLDLLPEAENVLARWLDDHPDDESVRSKLMDLRVQIKAGIPPRDSS; this is encoded by the coding sequence ATGACCGGCCACCCTCTCCCTCCATCTTCTTCGACGCCCGGTGTCCTCTCCCGGGGAGCAGATGTGCCGAACCGGGTTCTCGCGCTTCTGGTGGGCGTCTTCACGCTGGTTCTCTATCGGATTACGCTGTCTCCGGATGTCTCCTTCTGGGATGCAGGGGAGTTCATCGCCACCTCCGTGACGATGGGAATCCCGCATCCGCCCGGGACACCGCTTTATGTTCTCCTGGGCCGGGTCTTCACCCTCTTTTTCCATGATCTTCTCGGGATTGCGTCCCCTGCTGTTGCAGTGAACCTGCTCTCCGCGCTGCCCGGGGCCATCGCCGCATCATTCCTGTACCTGTGTGTCGTGCGTATCGGGAAGAAGATGTGGAACGACGGAGACCAGTCGTCGGTGTGCCCTCCCGCCATGCTGGCCGGCGTGACGGCCGCGCTCTTCGCGTCCTTCGCGAACACGCTGTGGATCAACTCCATTGAAGCGGAGGTGTACTCGGTCAGCATGATGTGGACGATCTTCACCACATGGATCGTTCTCCTGTGGGCGGATTCAGACCCTCGGGATGAACGACTTCTTGTCGTGATCGCCTACCTTCTGGCGCTGAACATCGGCGTGCATCTCGCCACATTCCTCGTCGCGCTGGCAGTGCTGCCGTTCGCCTTCCTCTATGAGCGGCGCCTGGCCATTCCCGTGAGCTTCGCATTGGTGCTCTGCATGGCGCAGGATCTCTGGTTCTTCCTGGTGGTCGTGGCGCTGATGCTCCTGCCCACGCTCCAGCACGGCCTTCTCCCGCGCGAGTACCAGAAGCGCAATCGGGTCATTCTGATGGCGGCGCATGTCGTGGCCGTGCTCCTCGCCCTGTATGGCGCCTTCATGATGGAGGCTTCGACCTTCCGTTCGGCCGTGGTTTTTGGCGGACCGATTCTGGCGTTCCTCGTCCCCTGGATTGCAATCAAGCCGCCGACCGGCATCCGGAATCCCGCGACCGATCTCGGGTTTCTCCTGGCGCTGACCACCTTCCTCGGATTCTCGGTGCACCTGTATCTGCCCATCCGCTCCGCACTGGATCCCGTGATCAACGAAGCACAACCGGACACATGGAACGCCTTCTGGGACATGATCCTGCGGGCTCAGTACAAGCCGCGCAGTATTTTCGACCGGCAGGCGGACTTCCTCTTTCAGACGGACCACATGTTCTGGCGGTACTTTCGGCAGCAATGGGGAACGAACGCGTCCGGGTTCCTGCTGCCTCTTCTGGGGATCCCCGGGGCCATTGCGCACTTTCGCAGAGAGCGGCGGAGCTTTGTGCTGATTGGACTGCTGTTCCTGTGGACCTCCTTCATGCTCATTCTCAAGATGAACTTCACGGACCACGAAGTCCGCGAGAGAGATTACTTCTTTGCTCCCGGGTTCTTCTACTACGCGCCGTGGATGGGGCTGGGGCTTGCGTGGCTCGCGCGCCAGGTGGTGGCAGGCGTGTCCGGCAGAGGTGCGCGGCGGGCGGTGGCCGTCCTGACCGGTGTCCTGTGCCTGACGATCGCCGCCGTCCCGATTCAGGATCACTGGGAGACGCACGACCGCCGCGGGAACTTTGTCGCGCGGGACTACGCCTACAACATGCTCGTCGGGCTGGAAGAGAACGCGATCATCTTCACGAACGGGGACAACGATACCTTCCCGCTCTGGTACATTCAGGGCGTCGAGGGTTTCCGCACGGATGTGCGTCTGGTGAACCTGAGCCTGCTGAACACGCCGTGGTACGGGCAGCAGCTTCGCGATGAAGAACCGCGCGTGCCCATGTCCTACACCGTGGAAGAGCTCTGGAAACTCCGGCCATTCATGGATCAGGAGTCGCGCAAGGTTTATCTGGTGAAGGATCAGGTCGCCATGAACATCATCAACGAGAATGTGGCTCGCGGCATGGAGGTGCCCGTCTACTTCGCGGTGACGGTGGATGACCTGCTCGGGCTGGAGCCTTATCTGGAGTTGGAAGGACTGGCGTTCAAGTTCCATCTGGATTCCTCGGAACTGAAAGATGTGAACCTGGAGATCTGCCGGAACAACCTGGAGGAGAAGTATCTCTACCGGGGACTGCTTGATGAAGAAGGCTACCTGGATGACTCGGTCTTCCGAAACTCAAACGAGAGCAAGCTGGTGACCAACTACGCCGCCGCATGGGCGAGGATGGGGTTGCTCATGCGTGAGGAGGGGGACATGGACGAAGCCCTGGCGTGCATGGAACGCGCGACACGGATCGCTCCCGACTATGCTCCGATCTCTGGCGGGTACAGCGGGTTGCTCATCGAGGCGGGCCGCTACGAAGAAGCTCGTTCGCGTTTCCTGGATCGGCTGGAAGCATCGCCCGGGGATCTCAAGGTGGTCATGGCGCTGGCGTTCATCGAGGCCATGCAGGACCACTGGGCCCAAGCCCGGTCCTGGTATGAGGAAGCGCAGATGCTGGCACCTTCGGATCCGGAAGTTCTCTCCGGACTCTACAGTGCTTACATGAATCTGGACTTGCTTCCGGAAGCGGAGAATGTGCTCGCGCGTTGGCTGGATGATCATCCGGACGACGAAAGTGTGCGAAGCAAGCTGATGGATCTTCGCGTTCAGATCAAGGC
- a CDS encoding GDP-mannose 4,6-dehydratase, whose product MRVLILGATGFVGRHLLTECASHGDALGGTFCPGEPIPAREGVSWHLMDLLDSDSIRDALSAFRPEGIVHLAGQANVALAAKDPVGSFRVNAEGTVRVLEGVREVCPGVRVVAVTSAEVYGEVPAADLPVTEARPPVPRSAYGLSKAAADLAAAQAAAGWGLDVVRMRPFNHVGPGQRRGFVAPDFASQVAGIERAEAPPVLRVGNLSARRDFTDVRDIVKAYRVALERGASGSVYNLCSGRSVPVEQIVQLLMEAASVPITMETDPARFRPVDVPEFLGDPTRARDDLSWEAVIPLEQSISDVLEEWRALPSGASDSEAGS is encoded by the coding sequence ATGCGCGTCCTGATCCTCGGGGCCACCGGCTTCGTCGGGCGGCATCTCCTCACGGAGTGCGCCTCTCACGGGGATGCCCTCGGGGGCACATTCTGCCCCGGGGAGCCGATTCCCGCGCGGGAAGGCGTGTCGTGGCACCTGATGGATCTTCTGGATTCGGACTCCATTCGGGATGCGCTTTCGGCATTCCGACCGGAGGGTATTGTGCATCTTGCGGGCCAGGCGAATGTGGCACTTGCGGCGAAGGACCCGGTCGGCAGCTTTCGTGTGAATGCGGAAGGGACGGTGCGCGTTCTGGAAGGAGTGCGGGAGGTCTGCCCCGGGGTTCGCGTCGTGGCGGTCACATCCGCCGAAGTCTACGGTGAGGTTCCGGCAGCGGATCTTCCCGTGACGGAAGCCCGTCCACCGGTTCCGCGCAGCGCGTACGGCCTGTCGAAGGCGGCGGCGGATCTTGCGGCAGCGCAGGCCGCAGCGGGGTGGGGGCTGGATGTCGTGCGGATGCGTCCGTTCAATCATGTGGGGCCGGGGCAGCGAAGGGGATTCGTCGCGCCGGACTTCGCGTCTCAGGTAGCTGGAATCGAACGGGCCGAGGCGCCCCCTGTGCTTCGCGTCGGGAACCTCTCCGCGCGACGGGACTTTACAGATGTGCGAGACATCGTGAAGGCTTACAGGGTTGCACTGGAGCGCGGTGCATCGGGGAGCGTGTACAACCTGTGTTCGGGGAGGTCGGTGCCCGTGGAACAGATCGTTCAGCTATTGATGGAGGCGGCGAGCGTGCCGATTACCATGGAGACGGATCCGGCGCGGTTCCGCCCGGTGGATGTTCCGGAGTTTCTTGGCGATCCGACCCGCGCGCGGGATGATCTGAGCTGGGAGGCCGTCATTCCTCTGGAGCAGAGCATCTCGGATGTGCTGGAGGAGTGGCGTGCGCTTCCGTCAGGGGCTTCGGACTCGGAGGCCGGATCATGA